In Deltaproteobacteria bacterium, the sequence CCTCGCCCCCGGCGTTCTTGGTGCGCTCGACGATCGCGTCGATCTTCGCCTGCGGGAGCAGCTTCGTGATCGGGATGCCCGCCACCGTGCAGTAGCGGACCAGCGGCACCATCGTGTCGCCGTGGCCGCCGAGCACGAGCGCCGTCACGTCCTGCACCGAGACGCCGAGCTCCCAGGCCACGAAGGCGCGGAAGCGGGTCGAGTCGAGCACCCCGGCCATGCCGACGACGCGGTGTTTCGGGAAGCCCGAGATCTTCTTGAAGGTGTAGACCATCGCGTCGAGCGGGTTGCTGATCACGATCACGGTCGCCTGCGGAGCGTGCGTCTTCACCCCCTCGGCCACCTGCTTCATGATCGCGAGGTTCGTCTTCAGCAGGTCGTCGCGCGACATGCCGGGCTTGCGCGCGAGCCCCGCGGTGATGATCACGAGGTCCGAGCCGGCGATGCCCTCGTAGGCGTTCACGCCGACCAGCTTCGCGTCGGCGCCGAAGAGCGGCGCGCCCTCGGCGATGTCGAGCGCCTTGCCCTGGGGCATGCCCTCGACCACGTCGAAGAGCACCACGTCGCCGAGCTCGCGGTAGGCGAGCTGCTCGGCGAGCACGCCGCCGATGTTGCCGGCTCCGATGAGAGCGATCCTGGGCCGCGCCATGGGGGGTCTCCTTGGCTGGGGTGGGTTGGGGGCGGGACGCTCAGCCCATGTTGGCGATGATCGCGTCCCCGAACTCGCTGCAGCGGAGCAGCTTCGCGCCGTCCATCAGGCGGTGGAAGTCGTAGGTGACGGTCTTCGCGGCGATCGCCTTCGAGATGCCGGCCTCGATGCGGTCGGCCGCCTCCTGCCAGCCCATGTGCGCGAGCATCATCACGCCGGACAGGATCACCGAGCTCGGGTTCACCTTGTCCTGCCCGGCGTACTTGGGCGCCGTGCCGTGGGTGGCCTCGAAGATGCCGTGGCCCGTCTGGTAGTTGATGTTGGCGCCCGGTGCGATGCCGATCCCGCCCACCTGCGCCGCCAGCGCGTCCGAGAGGTAGTCGCCGTTCAGGTTCAGGGTGGCGATCACGTCGAAGTCGGTCGGGCGCGTCAGCACCTGCTGGAGCGTGATGTCGGCGATCGCGTCCTTGACCAGGACTTGGCCCTTCGGTGCCTGGCCGCCGCAGTCGTCCCAGCCGATCGCGCGCCCCGCGTACTCGCGCTTCACGAGCGCGTAGCCCCAGTCCCGGAAGGCGCCCTCGGTGAACTTCATGATGTTGCCCTTGTGCACGATCGTCACCGACCGGCGCCCGTGGGCGATCGCGAAGTCGAGGGCCGCGCGTAGCAGGCGCTCGGTACCCTCGCGCGAGACGGGCTTGATGCCGATCCCGGAGGTCGCGGGGAAGCGGATCTTCGTGACGCCCATCTCGTCCTGGAGGAAGGCGATCAGCTTCCGCGCCTCGGGCGACTCCGCCGGCCACTCGATGCCCGCGTAGATGTCCTCCGAGTTCTCGCGGAAGATCACCATGTCGACGTCCTGCGGGCGTTTCACGGGGCTCGGCACGCCCTCGTACCAGCGCACCGGCCGCAAGCACACGTAGAGATCGAGGATCTGGCGCAGGGCGACGTTCAGGCTGCGGATGCCGCCGCCGACCGGCGTCGTGAGTGGCCCCTTGATCCCGACCAGGTACTCGCGGAAGGCGTCGAGCGTCGCCTCGGGCAGCCAGTCGCCGGTGCGGTCGAAGGCCTTCTGCCCGGCCAGGACCTCCATCCAGGCGATCTTGCGCCGGCCGCCGTAGGCCTTCGCGACGGCCGCGTCGAAGACCCGCACCGAGGCGGCCCAGATGTCGGGCCCGGTGCCGTCGCCCTCGATGAAGGGAACGATCGGGTGGTCGGGGACGGCGAGCGTGCCGCCGTCGAGACGGATCCGCGCGCCCTCGGCGGGCACGCTCGGCTTCCAGGGGCTCGGCATGGTGCCGCGTTCTAGCGAATCTGCGGGGGAGTGGCGACCGCGCCGCGGGCCCGGCCCGCTACACGAGACGGGCGAGCGTCACCTGGATCGCGGCGATCGGGATCCCGACGGGACAGACCGCCTCGCAGGCCGCACAAGCGCTGCAGCGCGCCGCGCCGGCCGCCGCGGCTGCGGGCACCGCGGCTGCCCCCGCCGCGGCCGGGCGCCCGCTGGAGCCGCCCGCCGCGCCGCGAGCCGGCGGCGCGCGGTGCGCGTCGGGCCCGAGGCGCAGCCAGTCGATCTCGAGGCGCACGGCGGAGAGCACCGCGTCGCGCGGCTCGCAGGGCGGCGCCCCGCCGGCGCGCGCGCACTCGACGCTGCACAGGCTGCAGGCCAGGCACGCCTCCGCGGCGAGCTGGAGCCGCGCGCGCTCGCGATCGGGCAGCCCGAAGCCGTCGGCGCCGTAGTGGGCGAGGAAGCGCGCAATCGGGTCGCCGCCCCGGCGCCCGGCGAGCCGGCGCAGGAGGTGGCCCGCCCCGGCGCGGACCTGGAGCGCGAGCGCCCGCCAGGTGCCGGTGCGCGCGAGCTCGCGGAGGAAGCCGCGGTAGCCGCTCACGAGGCCGCCCGCCCCGGCGCGGCGTGGGTGCGGCAGGCCTCGCGCCCCGCGCGCCGGCCCGTGAGCAGCGCGACCCCGAGCCCCGTCCGCTCGCGTGCGGGGTCGAAGCCCCCGAGCAGGTCGCCCGCGGCGAAGACGTTCGCGAGTGGGGTGCCGTCGGCCGCGAGCGGGCGCAGCCGCGCGTCGGCGCGCACGCCCGCGGAGAAGAGCGGCTGTTCGCCCTCGTAGTCGCGCCGCACGAGCCGGCGCGGCGCGATCCCGTCGACGCGCCGGCCGCCGAGGTCGTAGAGGGGAAGGCCGAGCAGGGGCTCGCGGAGGCCTCCCTCGCCGTCGGCCACGCCGCCGCCGACGAAGCGTCCCGAGGCCAGGACGAGCGCGTCGAAGGCGAGGCGTTCCTCCCCGTCGTGCGCCGCGAGCCCGAGCGCCGCCGCCCGCCCCGCGCGCCACTCGATCGAGAGCGCGCGCGCCGCGCGCCGCTCGACGCCCGCGCGCGCGAGCGCGGCCTGGAGCGCGCGGTCGAGGCGGAAGCCGGCGAGCGCGAGCGCCGGCGAGCCCACGAGCTCCGCGACCCGGCCGCCCGCCGCGGCGCGCGCCCAGGCCGCCACCTGCGCGGCGCCGTCGAGGCCGAGCACGGGCGGGAAGAGCACGAGGCGCTCGGGCCCGCCGAGGGCGGCCAGCGCGGGGGCCAGCACCTGCTGCGCGGCCGGATCCTCGAGCGCGCGGGCGAGCCGCGCGGGCGTCGCGGCGAGCGCGCGCAGGGGCGGCGGGAGCTCGAGGCGCCCGAGCTGGAGCCGCCGGCCCTCGCCGTCCACGGCCGCGAGCTCGGCCGCGAGCGTGCGCAGCGCCGCACGCGCCTCGTAGCCCGCGAGGCCCGGGAGCTCGACGAGCACGATCTCCGGGGCGTCCTCGAGCGCCCCCTCGCCGGCGCCCGAGAACGCAAGGTCCGCGGCGCGCAGCGCGCCGTGCACGTCGGCGAGCCAGCGCGTGCGGGCGGGATCGCCCGTCACGCGCAGGCCCGCGGGCGCGAGCCAGGCGTCGAGCGCGGCGACGGCCTCGCGGATCTCGGGCTCCGGATCGCGCGCGGGCCACAGAATCGCGTAGGGGTGGCGCGCGGCCGCCGCCGATCCCTGCGCGAGCGCGGCGCGCTCGAGGCGCCGCAGGGGCGCGAGCGGCGGGCCGTCGGGCGCGTCGCGCAGGGGGAGCCCCCCGCGGCGCAGCGGCGAGGCGGCCGCCAGGTCGAGCGTGCCCCAGCCGAGCGCCGTCGCGCCCGGGCCCGCGCGCACGAGGGTCACCTCCGCGCCGGCCGCCGCGAGCTCGAGCGCCGCCGCCGAGC encodes:
- the icd gene encoding NADP-dependent isocitrate dehydrogenase encodes the protein MPSPWKPSVPAEGARIRLDGGTLAVPDHPIVPFIEGDGTGPDIWAASVRVFDAAVAKAYGGRRKIAWMEVLAGQKAFDRTGDWLPEATLDAFREYLVGIKGPLTTPVGGGIRSLNVALRQILDLYVCLRPVRWYEGVPSPVKRPQDVDMVIFRENSEDIYAGIEWPAESPEARKLIAFLQDEMGVTKIRFPATSGIGIKPVSREGTERLLRAALDFAIAHGRRSVTIVHKGNIMKFTEGAFRDWGYALVKREYAGRAIGWDDCGGQAPKGQVLVKDAIADITLQQVLTRPTDFDVIATLNLNGDYLSDALAAQVGGIGIAPGANINYQTGHGIFEATHGTAPKYAGQDKVNPSSVILSGVMMLAHMGWQEAADRIEAGISKAIAAKTVTYDFHRLMDGAKLLRCSEFGDAIIANMG
- the mdh gene encoding malate dehydrogenase translates to MARPRIALIGAGNIGGVLAEQLAYRELGDVVLFDVVEGMPQGKALDIAEGAPLFGADAKLVGVNAYEGIAGSDLVIITAGLARKPGMSRDDLLKTNLAIMKQVAEGVKTHAPQATVIVISNPLDAMVYTFKKISGFPKHRVVGMAGVLDSTRFRAFVAWELGVSVQDVTALVLGGHGDTMVPLVRYCTVAGIPITKLLPQAKIDAIVERTKNAGGEVVALLKTGSAFVSPAASAVEMAESILKDKKRVLACACLCEGEYGVDGLYLGVPCVLGANGVERILELELDAGERKLFDASVEHVRKLVGEIRL